In a single window of the Pseudohongiella acticola genome:
- a CDS encoding diguanylate cyclase domain-containing protein gives MAQQEAVDSIAKIQKLRLQRMTWGLGAQFSTWLVIVGLYLFGMVPMLPAAIYFLMILTINLVFALLIKANVNLRFRDPSMTAAQIVAPIWPAVILMYFVADPQARTAFLLTAISGLMFGSFALSRRSMLAVSAFILTSYLALLTALHLFAPSRMDWRIELIIVFTYASVLVTVAYLGSYISSIRNTLREKNVLLAELAARDPLTQLPNRRSLMDQLSQEVARFERRTANEHELCVSMLDVDHFKRINDTWGHDTGDAILCRISNELRKIMRQGDFLGRFGGEEFIVILPESTLEAAQHTADRIKDCVANLHFPELPDGERITVSQGVSIYQPGERIEATLKRADEALYIAKEEGRNRIVVGH, from the coding sequence ATGGCTCAACAGGAAGCAGTTGACTCAATCGCTAAAATCCAGAAATTGCGCCTGCAACGCATGACCTGGGGTTTGGGCGCGCAGTTCAGCACTTGGCTGGTCATCGTCGGGCTGTATCTGTTTGGCATGGTTCCAATGCTACCTGCCGCTATCTATTTCCTGATGATTTTGACCATCAATCTTGTCTTTGCCTTACTGATAAAGGCCAACGTCAACCTTAGATTTAGAGACCCCAGCATGACCGCGGCGCAGATCGTCGCACCGATTTGGCCTGCTGTCATTCTCATGTACTTTGTCGCTGACCCCCAGGCACGGACAGCCTTTCTGTTGACGGCAATCAGCGGCCTGATGTTCGGTTCGTTCGCATTGTCACGCCGCAGCATGCTGGCAGTGAGCGCCTTCATCCTGACCAGCTACCTGGCACTGCTGACCGCCCTACACCTGTTTGCCCCGTCACGCATGGACTGGCGCATTGAACTCATTATCGTTTTCACCTACGCCTCAGTCCTGGTAACGGTCGCCTACCTGGGCAGCTACATATCCAGTATCCGCAACACCTTGCGGGAAAAGAACGTCCTGTTGGCTGAGTTGGCCGCACGCGACCCACTCACCCAATTGCCGAACCGGCGCTCACTGATGGACCAATTGTCCCAGGAAGTCGCCCGCTTCGAGCGCCGCACGGCCAATGAGCATGAGCTTTGTGTCAGCATGCTCGACGTGGATCACTTCAAACGAATCAATGATACCTGGGGGCATGATACCGGCGACGCGATTTTGTGCCGCATCAGCAACGAGTTGCGCAAAATCATGAGACAAGGTGATTTTCTGGGACGGTTTGGTGGCGAGGAGTTTATTGTCATATTGCCCGAATCGACCCTGGAAGCTGCCCAGCACACGGCCGACCGTATCAAGGACTGTGTCGCCAATCTGCATTTTCCGGAATTGCCAGACGGAGAACGGATAACAGTCTCTCAAGGGGTATCAATCTACCAGCCCGGAGAGCGGATAGAGGCCACTCTGAAGCGCGCCGATGAAGCCCTCTACATTGCCAAGGAAGAAGGGCGCAACAGAATCGTTGTCGGCCACTGA
- the lipA gene encoding lipoyl synthase, whose protein sequence is MSQQRPPSIPSGSKFRSEQGFTAIKDGVKKSASVVEQVVPVSRKPKWLRARMPGGERFEAVKANVRENRLSTVCEESHCPNIGECWNNGTATIMVMGSVCTRACKFCAVDTGNPGGWLDVDEPEHVAKSVELMGLRYIVLTSVDRDDLEDGGAAHYAACVSAIKARTPQVTVEALTPDFSGDMEAVARVVDSGLEVFAQNVETVERLTHPVRDPRAGYQRTLDVLAFAKQHRPTVLTKTSLMLGLGETEAEILETMDALREIGVDILTLGQYLQPTRNHLKVERFVSPEEFNRYRELGLAKGFMEVAAGPLVRSSYRADRVFEKNNLGIPLPELPALAENENLIPLKAV, encoded by the coding sequence GTGAACAAGGCTTTACCGCGATCAAGGATGGCGTGAAAAAGTCCGCTAGCGTCGTGGAACAGGTTGTGCCCGTGTCGCGCAAGCCCAAGTGGTTGCGGGCGCGTATGCCCGGTGGCGAGCGTTTTGAGGCGGTCAAGGCGAACGTGCGCGAGAACCGGCTGAGTACGGTTTGTGAGGAATCCCATTGCCCCAACATCGGCGAATGCTGGAATAACGGCACCGCCACCATCATGGTGATGGGGTCGGTGTGCACGCGGGCCTGCAAATTCTGCGCAGTGGATACCGGTAATCCCGGCGGCTGGCTGGATGTGGATGAGCCCGAGCACGTAGCGAAGTCGGTGGAACTGATGGGGCTGCGCTATATTGTGCTGACATCGGTGGATAGGGACGACCTTGAAGATGGCGGCGCGGCACACTATGCCGCGTGTGTGTCGGCCATCAAGGCGCGCACCCCGCAGGTGACTGTTGAAGCGTTGACGCCGGACTTCAGTGGCGACATGGAGGCGGTTGCCAGAGTCGTCGACTCCGGTCTGGAAGTGTTTGCGCAGAATGTGGAAACCGTTGAACGTCTGACGCACCCGGTACGGGATCCGCGTGCCGGTTATCAGAGAACGCTGGACGTGCTGGCGTTCGCCAAACAGCACCGGCCCACGGTGCTGACCAAAACCAGTCTAATGCTGGGGTTGGGTGAGACGGAAGCAGAAATCCTGGAGACCATGGATGCTCTGCGCGAAATAGGCGTCGACATCCTGACCCTGGGGCAGTATCTGCAGCCGACACGTAATCACCTGAAGGTTGAGCGGTTTGTCAGCCCGGAAGAGTTCAATCGTTATCGTGAGCTGGGGTTGGCCAAGGGGTTTATGGAAGTGGCGGCAGGGCCGTTGGTGCGGTCAAGCTATCGGGCGGACCGGGTATTCGAGAAGAATAACCTGGGGATTCCGTTGCCGGAGCTGCCTGCTCTGGCTGAGAACGAGAACCTGATTCCGCTCAAGGCTGTTTAA
- a CDS encoding alpha/beta hydrolase family protein — MSIIVPSDWRRAGLVIATLSLLILSMPACSVAAQIEYEPSAPIEYEPVAANIAFSEVAALPVRQPDARIAYGSDVLQVGLLWLPTVDTGDTGTDARAPVVILIHGGCWLNAYDITHTYALSTALAQAGYAVWSLEYRRTGDTGGGWPGSFNDIMAGTRHLQALGDHAVDTDRFVIAGHSAGGHLALLAGRETPTASAVLGLAAITDINAYAAGSNSCETATPLFMGGTPQERPDAYHDANPSAHPAHANTVLLHGADDTLVPVNQALMVGARTLFVESGGHFDWVHPGTRSFRVLLSTLQSVLPQ; from the coding sequence ATGTCTATAATCGTGCCATCTGATTGGCGTCGCGCGGGGCTGGTTATTGCGACGCTGAGCCTGCTGATATTGTCGATGCCGGCCTGTTCCGTGGCCGCGCAGATCGAATATGAGCCTTCAGCGCCCATCGAATATGAGCCTGTTGCTGCCAATATTGCTTTCAGCGAAGTCGCGGCGTTACCGGTGCGTCAGCCGGATGCCCGTATTGCCTATGGCAGTGATGTGCTACAGGTCGGGCTGTTATGGTTGCCAACAGTCGATACTGGCGATACCGGAACCGATGCCCGAGCGCCGGTAGTGATTCTGATCCACGGTGGGTGCTGGCTCAATGCCTATGATATCACCCATACCTATGCCCTGAGCACAGCGCTGGCGCAGGCCGGGTACGCAGTCTGGTCCCTGGAATACCGGCGCACTGGTGACACCGGCGGTGGCTGGCCGGGCTCGTTCAACGACATTATGGCGGGGACCCGTCACCTGCAGGCGTTGGGCGATCATGCTGTGGACACCGACCGGTTCGTCATTGCCGGGCACTCAGCCGGTGGTCATCTGGCTTTGCTCGCCGGCCGCGAAACGCCGACTGCATCGGCGGTACTGGGGCTGGCCGCGATAACCGACATCAATGCCTATGCGGCCGGCAGCAATAGCTGCGAAACTGCCACGCCGCTATTCATGGGCGGCACACCGCAGGAACGGCCAGATGCTTATCACGATGCCAACCCCAGCGCCCATCCTGCCCATGCCAACACGGTGCTGTTGCACGGAGCAGACGATACTCTGGTGCCGGTTAACCAGGCGCTGATGGTGGGTGCGCGCACGCTGTTTGTGGAAAGTGGCGGTCATTTTGACTGGGTACATCCCGGTACACGCAGCTTCAGAGTGCTATTGTCGACCCTGCAAAGCGTGTTGCCGCAATGA